In the Malus domestica chromosome 16, GDT2T_hap1 genome, one interval contains:
- the LOC103402703 gene encoding LOB domain-containing protein 42, whose protein sequence is MRMSCNGCRVLRKGCSDECEIRPCIEWIKSSESQANATLFLAKFYGRAGLLNLINAGSPALRPAIFKSLLYEACGRIVNPTYGSVGLMWSGGWNQCQAAVDAVLEGSPIIGIDADVLKRNTNPNLDPPHKSGDIRHVSRDPTSGRSSHNKATTRNKLKRSMNRPKIQPESATGSNTKSLAQLCNVPDPDDLYPIPQGNGSSGDQQAADDQDGEVGLELTLGLGLPPLTHLN, encoded by the exons ATGAGAATGAGCTGCAACGGATGCAGGGTGCTTCGCAAAGGGTGCAGCGACGAATGCGAGATCAGACCCTGCATTGAGTGGATCAAATCCTCCGAGTCCCAAGCCAACGCCACACTTTTTCTTGCCAAATTCTATGGCCGCGCTGGCCTCCTCAATCTCATCAATGCTGGCTCCCCAGCCCTCCGCCCTG CTATTTTCAAGTCGTTATTGTACGAGGCGTGTGGACGGATCGTGAACCCGACGTACGGCTCGGTGGGGTTGATGTGGTCCGGGGGCTGGAACCAATGCCAGGCAGCCGTTGATGCAGTTCTTGAAGGATCGCCCATCATAGGAATTGATGCGGATGTGCTGAAGCGGAACACGAATCCGAACCTGGATCCTCCTCACAAATCCGGGGACATACGCCACGTGTCCAGGGACCCAACCTCGGGCCGTTCCTCTCATAACAAAGCTACAACCCGGAACAAGCTCAAGAGGTCCATGAACCGGCCCAAAATCCAACCAGAATCTGCAACCGGGTCAAACACCAAGAGTTTGGCACAACTCTGTAATGTTCCAGACCCGGATGATTTGTACCCGATTCCGCAAGGAAACGGGTCTAGCGGAGATCAACAAGCTGCTGATGATCAAGATGGAGAGGTAGGGTTGGAGCTGACTCTTGGTCTTGGGTTACCTCCTCTAACccatcttaattaa
- the LOC103402704 gene encoding zinc finger protein CONSTANS-LIKE 6 has translation MNSSKKVAHAVGGKTARACDSCIKKRARWYCAADDAFLCEACDSAVHSANDLARRHERVLLKTASSLKPSNKDDRTTAVSKTSAAPSWHRGFTRKPRTPRGGKSMTHHGKSKEGIRNLFPQVPEVGGDDNNSYDEENDEDQQLLYRVPIFDPSVAELCSNSGNSSEDAVANYEASNLSTVSDHVGSQSKAVSSLPNFNGHDGFLLPSDMDLAEFAADVDSLLGRGLNDDQCFGMEGLGLRDCKEKESKGRVKLEEDDDQDGIDGVDFMGCQLGESENDMMREPFVLNFEDYDDSPASCGEQDDKMIVGIDSNCTEDHEHEEADEDATDNRKKRKTILRLDYEAVITAWDGSPWTSGDRPDFDSEFLPDYMGVCGPGLHYPYGDLNGIGVHPAMVDGGREARVSRYREKRRTRLFSKKIRYEVRKLNAEKRPRMKGRFVKRSSFAGSAFPVLAK, from the exons atgaattctagCAAGAAAGTGGCACATGCCGTCGGCGGAAAAACTGCCCGAGCGTGTGACAGCTGCATAAAAAAGAGAGCTCGTTGGTACTGCGCTGCTGACGACGCTTTCTTATGCGAAGCCTGCGACTCCGCCGTGCACTCCGCCAACGACCTGGCCCGACGGCACGAAAGGGTTCTCTTGAAGACGGCGTCGTCTCTCAAACCTAGCAACAAAGATGATCGAACGACCGCTGTTTCGAAGACCTCGGCGGCACCGTCATGGCACCGCGGGTTCACGCGGAAGCCGAGAACGCCGCGGGGCGGGAAGTCCATGACACATCATGGAAAATCCAAGGAAGGAATCCGGAACCTGTTTCCTCAGGTTCCGGAAGTTGGGGGAGACGATAATAACTCGTACGATGAAGAAAATGACGAAGACCAGCAGCTGCTTTATAGGGTTCCGATATTCGATCCGTCTGTTGCGGAGCTGTGCAGTAACTCTGGTAACTCTAGTGAAGATGCAGTGGCGAATTACGAAGCTAGCAATCTTAGTACTGTTTCTGATCATGTTGGAAGCCAATCCAAAGCAGTTTCGTCGTTGCCGAATTTTAACGGCCATGATGGGTTTCTGCTTCCGAGCGACATGGATCTTGCGGAGTTCGCGGCTGACGTGGATAGTTTGCTGGGGAGGGGCCTCAATGACGATCAGTGTTTTGGGATGGAAGGATTAGGGTTGAGGGATTGTAAAGAAAAGGAATCGAAAGGTAGAGTGAAGTTAGAGGAGGATGATGATCAAGATGGAATAGACGGTGTTGATTTTATGGGGTGCCAATTGGGGGAGAGTGAGAATGATATGATGAGGGAgccttttgttttgaattttgaagatTATGATGACTCGCCTGCATCGTGCGGTGAGCAGGATGACAAAATGATAGTGGGAATCGATAGTAATTGTACCGAAGATCATGAACATGAGGAGGCGGACGAAGATGCAACAGATAACCGCAAGAAGAGGAAGACGATTTTGAGGCTGGATTACGAGGCGGTGATTACAGCCTGGGATGGCTCCCCGTGGACCTCCGGTGACCGCCCGGATTTCGACTCCGAATTTTTGCCTGACTACATG GGTGTATGTGGACCTGGACTTCATTACCCTTACGGAGATTTGAACGGAATCGGGGTACATCCGGCAATGGTGGACGGAGGGAGGGAGGCGAGGGTGTCAAGATACAGAGAAAAGCGGAGAACAAGGCTGTTCTCGAAGAAAATAAGGTACGAAGTTCGAAAGCTGAATGCCGAGAAAAGGCCAAGAATGAAAGGGAGGTTTGTCAAGAGATCATCCTTTGCCGGATCTGCTTTTCCCGTGCTTGCCAAATGA